A part of Aegilops tauschii subsp. strangulata cultivar AL8/78 chromosome 2, Aet v6.0, whole genome shotgun sequence genomic DNA contains:
- the LOC109741298 gene encoding uncharacterized protein: protein MSDQSDSQNKFEEQVNLSDGTTPSGSYDEGNRSTPSNLPKAATRHGRKRNYDSEDEDYVAAEEEVNSKKKVVKKEFGTVASRKPGLNKKAPAKRVPMSKARASTLETSKSTVGEAASEGKKKKERKRGRWCKKVDPLAEFEKHSSYEEEEEAEDAASAPKAQKLMGDAIKSGDASSKPNTAPKASAAAPKTAPKRSTRNIPTVKKNKA, encoded by the coding sequence ATGTCTGatcagagtgatagccagaacaagtTTGAGGAGCAAGTGAATCTGAGTGATGGCACTACTCCCTCTGGCAGTTATGATGAAGGCAACAGAAGTACTCCTAGCAACCTGCCTAAGGCTGCTACTAGGCATGGGAGGAAGAGAAATTAtgattctgaagatgaagactatgtggctgccgaggaggaggtcaACTCCAAGAAGAAGGTTGTCAAGAAGGAATTTGGCACAGTTGCCTCTAGAAAGCCAGGTCTGAACAAGAAGGCTCCTGCAAAGAGAGTGCCCATGTCTAAGGCTAGAGCCTCAACTCTTGAAACTTCCAAGTCAACTGTTGGAGAGGCTGCTAGTGAgggcaagaagaagaaggaaagaaagAGAGGGAGATGGTGCAAGAAAGTTGATCCCTTGGCAGAATTTGAGAAGCACTCCTCTtatgaggaagaagaggaagctgaGGATGCTGCATCAGCACCTAAAGCTCAAaagctgatgggggatgccatcaagtctggggATGCTTCATCTAAGCCCAATACTGCCCCCAAAGCTTCTGCTGCAGCCCCCAAGACTGCACCAAAGAGGAGCACCAGGAACATACCAACTGTTAAGAAGAACAAGGCCTAG